GCCGGGTTACCCGCGGgtttcacgggacgggacgggccaacccgtttcttcacaagccactaattatacaacccgcgcccgtcttgtttagttacgaTCCGGTacgggtgcgggttttcacgggacgggacgggccaacccgcgggttttggctcggATTTCCAGCTCTAAATTCAAGCATTCACTGAGAAAATCAAAATTTACTAGCTCCTACTATAtttcaagaacaaagaaaaacaaacacaaaTAGCTTGATTACATTCATTGAAATTGAAAGAAAACAAACTACAATTTCTACTTCTCCAACCACCTAACAGTTCAACTGCAACCTTCCTTTTTACATTCATCAAAACCAAAGTTGCAGCATTAGAAGTTTTTCCGATAACAAGACTTAAAATTAACCACAGTTACAAGTTCACTTGAGATTTCCCCCTGCTGTTTCTCCGACCCTGTCCTTACTTCATATCACTACCCAAAATTCTCTGCAAACCTGCACTGCTCCTACTAACActattcaaattcaaaaaaacaagaaaaagaacttACCATATCATGTCTGGAATTGAAACCCCCTTTTGCTTGTACTTCTTCAGCAACACTAAGTATCACCAACACCCCCATAAATTTTCATGAATATGCACCAATTATCTTATAACAAACAACTTACAAGACTCTCTAAGGGTTTGATAATACCTTCAGGACAATTACCAAGAATGTTCCTCACTGTCGCTGCTGCTGCCAAACTCATCCTCGTAGTAGTAGTCTCCGCCATCATCATTGCTTGAAGATGGAAAAGGCCCATTACCAACACCTTCATCTgaatcctcatcttcttcctcactgTATATCACTACTTCATCTCCATACTCTGGTTCTCCATCAATATTCATACCTTGAATCTCCTCTCCGTCAGAATCCATATTTAAAGGTTCTGACATGGTCCAAGAAAACTTCCAAGGATTATAGTTCTTCTCATAAAGATAGCACTTGTACATTACTTCCTCAAACTGCTGCTCAGCCTGCTTTTCCTTCTCTTCATAATCAATCGAAGCATCACTggcctcctcctcctcttcctcaaaCTGATTCTCTTCCTCTTCACTTTCACTCTTTGTTGCACTTCTGGTTTTACCCCATGCACATCTCCAAGCACCCATTCACTGTAATTGTTCTCTTGTGCGTCGAGCATCAATAACATCACACTTTCTCATCCATAACTGAAACTATTCATCATTCTCTATTCTCAACCTTTCAAATTCTTCTCGCTTCTCTTGCTCTTTCTTCCTTATGTTCTCCTAATTCAGAAAAGGAATCAACCTTTCAATCTCAGAGCTTGATAAGGTCTTAATTGTCAACTTTGCACGTACCATTGCATCTGAATTTGGTGGTGACTCGGTGTGATTTCCATTTGTTGAACTACTAGCATTCTCTGCCATTATCTGTTTTCTTAATCTCTatttctatgatttcttctttTGATATAATTTCGAATAATAATCTGTTTAAAATAATGGTAGTTGATTAGCCATAAATGCTCTTTTATGGAGCTTGGTCAAGTGTCATGTCTCTTGGCTATTCACGCATTTTCAATGCCATGTGCACCCTCTTCAAAGCCGTCATTACTATGCTAAACACTATTTCCAAAGCCTAATTCTAGTCGCTTAATTCATTAGCTTTTACTCCAATTCGAACTATCATTAAGAGGTGTATTGTTAGGTCACCTTAAACAGTTTGGTTTTATATAGATACATAGAACGCATATCTATCATATGGGTTATTTCTATAGCCATTCAGGTTAACTTGGCATAAcaccttgtaaaaaaaaaattaaccaccCAGAGCCCAAAGCCAGAAAATTATCCTACTCAAAACCCTAAATATATCTACCATCAACCTTTTTTTACCCCAGATCAATGTTTTAATTACCTTTGGAGGGTTGTGTCAACATTATCGTATCAAACCCAGAAAAGAAAAACCCCGTAATGGTTTACCAACTTCATCATCATGCTTACGTACAGATTGTAACTATCCTTTGGTCCCTATGGAGTAGCAGAAATAGCTTAGTCTTTCAAAACACTAATCTGAAACAACTAAGATGGGCATCTTAGTGGATTGATTCGTCTTGTTACCTACCTCCTTCGAGACCATTAATTCGAATGTGGGCAGaagcttttttatttattttttgaaagtcaGTTAATGACTGTTAGGCTGGGGAAGAAAAAGGCCCTTAACATAGTTGGGCTctaatgtgttttcaaagttgttgtagtaagatgattcgttcaagacttgtgaaagcagattttagacttaattttaaataaaaattataggaaacttaaataaaagtgatatgaaaaatatggagaagactggggctatggattccactaattaccaatatcaaagtgatttatattttctaattataattatgcaaatccttcattcaaactgattctaaatattgcaaaagttgattttttggaaataacaattgtaaatcgaaagtatgggacatcaaaaccctaggctagcatgctccatcaattgaaatgacaattttttaacaaaaaccattttatctatttatttatcaaggcaaataatcatataataattgcataaattaaataaactagagattaccacattttattggcgaaatagcttcctccgccGCCCCAGAGggtgggtctagctcatcattgtgtaaactttctcaaaatattgattcatgctcaaaatttgtttacaaagatgaaatggagagaaaataatgaaaatcgggtgtttgcaacgtttataattgttgcaaaacactgttactaagaacgataaaagagaactgatgttgttgtatctctgcgaccctcgtgtggatgtcgttgtcactgttgataaacgactgcccctggtggtcttttgtttttcgtgttcttggtgcagcagcagaaacagagttctgaaaactcttgattcacgcctcatGAGCTCTTctttcgaccccaaactctccgtcccctctctctgcaactccataaccctttatatatccagtagcaccaagaaatctcgctataactcaagataattctctcttaactcggccttgatcaAAAATATTCTGgcgatattt
This DNA window, taken from Papaver somniferum cultivar HN1 unplaced genomic scaffold, ASM357369v1 unplaced-scaffold_133, whole genome shotgun sequence, encodes the following:
- the LOC113333635 gene encoding cilia- and flagella-associated protein 251-like; translated protein: MGAWRCAWGKTRSATKSESEEEENQFEEEEEEASDASIDYEEKEKQAEQQFEEVMYKCYLYEKNYNPWKFSWTMSEPLNMDSDGEEIQGMNIDGEPEYGDEVVIYSEEEDEDSDEGVGNGPFPSSSNDDGGDYYYEDEFGSSSDSEEHSCVAEEVQAKGGFNSRHDMMKNKEKTDEGSLINNKSKTDNTEPSSNIIAK